Proteins encoded in a region of the Orcinus orca chromosome 8, mOrcOrc1.1, whole genome shotgun sequence genome:
- the SIGIRR gene encoding single Ig IL-1-related receptor isoform X1 yields the protein MAGACDRAPDFLSPSGNQVLWPALGSVVTLNCTASVVSGPHCPLPSVQWLRDGLLLGNGSHYDLHEDSWVKANWSEVLVSSVLGINLTSTEDFRTFTCSVQNISSSSFTLWRAGLAGHVAAVLASLLVLLVLLLAALLYAKCRLNVLLWYQDTYGEVEMNDGKLYDAYVSYSDSPEDRKFVNFILKPQLERRRGYKLFLDDRDLLPRAEPSADLLVNLSRCRRLVVVLSDAFLGRAWCSHSFREGLCRLLELTRRPIFITFEGQRRDPAHPALRLLRQHRHLVTLLLWRPGSVTPSSDFWKELQLALPRKVQYRAMEGDPQTRLQDDKDPMLIVRGRVPEGRTLDPELDPDPEGDLGVRGPVFGEPAAPPHASGVSLGEGQGSEVDVSDLGSRNYSARTDFYCLVSEDDV from the exons ATGGCAG GAGCCTGCGACAGGGCCCCTGACTTCCTCTCCCCATCTGGAAACCAGGTCCTGTGGCCTGCCCTGGGCAGTGTGGTCACTCTGAACTGCACGGCCTCAGTGGTCTCTGGGCCCCACTGCCCCTTGCCCTCGGTCCAGTGGCTGAGAGATGGGCTGCTGCTGGGCAATGGAAGCCACTATGACCTCCATGAGGACTCCTG GGTCAAGGCCAACTGGTCAGAGGTGCTTGTGTCCAGTGTCCTGGGGATCAACCTGACCAGTACTGAAGACTTCAGGACCTTCACCTGCTCCGTCCAGAACATCAGCTCCTCTTCCTTCACTCTTTGGAGAGCTG GCCTGGCTGGACACGTGGCCGCGGTGCTGGCCTCACTTCTGGTCCTGCTGGTCCTGCTGCTGGCAGCGCTGCTATACGCGAAGTGTCGACTCAATGTACTGCTCTGGTACCAAGACACGTATGGGGAGGTGGAGATGAACG ACGGGAAGCTCTACGACGCCTACGTCTCCTACAGCGACAGCCCCGAGGACCGGAAGTTCGTGAACTTCATCCTGAAGCCGCAGCTGGAGCGGCGTCGGGGTTACAAGCTCTTTCTGGACGACCGCGACCTCCTGCCTCGCGCGG AGCCGTCGGCCGACCTCCTGGTGAACCTGAGCCGCTGCCGGCGCCTCGTCGTGGTGTTGTCCGACGCCTTCCTCGGCCGGGCCTGGTGCAGTCACAGCTTCCG GGAGGGCCTGTGCCGGCTGCTGGAGCTCACGCGCAGACCCATCTTCATCACTTTCGAGGGCCAGCGGCGCGACCCCGCACACCCTGCGCTCCGCCTGCTGCGCCAGCATCGCCACCTGGTGACCCTGCTGCTCTGGAGGCCCGGTTCCGTG ACACCTTCCTCCGATTTTTGGAAAGAGCTACAGTTGGCATTGCCACGGAAGGTGCAGTACAGAGCGATGGAGGGAGACCCCCAGACCCGGCTGCAGGATGACAAGGACCCCATGCTGATTGTGCGAGGCCGGGTCCCAGAGGGTCGGACCCTGGACCCGGAGCTGGACCCTGACCCTGAGGGGGACTTGG GTGTACGAGGGCCTGTCTTTGGGGAGCCAGCAGCTCCACCGCATGCAAGTGGGGTCTCGCTTGGAGAGGGCCAAGGCAGTGAAGTGGATGTGTCGGACCTTGGCTCGCGAAACTACAGTGCCCGCACGGACTTCTACTGCCTGGTGTCGGAGGATGACGTGTAG
- the SIGIRR gene encoding single Ig IL-1-related receptor isoform X3 codes for MAGACDRAPDFLSPSGNQVLWPALGSVVTLNCTASVVSGPHCPLPSVQWLRDGLLLGNGSHYDLHEDSWVKANWSEVLVSSVLGINLTSTEDFRTFTCSVQNISSSSFTLWRAVSGSVPRPGWTRGRGAGLTSGPAGPAAGSAAIREVSTQCTALVPRHVWGGGDERREALRRLRLLQRQPRGPEVRELHPEAAAGAASGLQALSGRPRPPASRGAVGRPPGEPEPLPAPRRGVVRRLPRPGLVQSQLPGGPVPAAGAHAQTHLHHFRGPAARPRTPCAPPAAPASPPGDPAALEARFRDTFLRFLERATVGIATEGAVQSDGGRPPDPAAG; via the exons ATGGCAG GAGCCTGCGACAGGGCCCCTGACTTCCTCTCCCCATCTGGAAACCAGGTCCTGTGGCCTGCCCTGGGCAGTGTGGTCACTCTGAACTGCACGGCCTCAGTGGTCTCTGGGCCCCACTGCCCCTTGCCCTCGGTCCAGTGGCTGAGAGATGGGCTGCTGCTGGGCAATGGAAGCCACTATGACCTCCATGAGGACTCCTG GGTCAAGGCCAACTGGTCAGAGGTGCTTGTGTCCAGTGTCCTGGGGATCAACCTGACCAGTACTGAAGACTTCAGGACCTTCACCTGCTCCGTCCAGAACATCAGCTCCTCTTCCTTCACTCTTTGGAGAGCTG TCAGTGGCTCTGTCCCCAGGCCTGGCTGGACACGTGGCCGCGGTGCTGGCCTCACTTCTGGTCCTGCTGGTCCTGCTGCTGGCAGCGCTGCTATACGCGAAGTGTCGACTCAATGTACTGCTCTGGTACCAAGACACGTATGGGGAGGTGGAGATGAACG ACGGGAAGCTCTACGACGCCTACGTCTCCTACAGCGACAGCCCCGAGGACCGGAAGTTCGTGAACTTCATCCTGAAGCCGCAGCTGGAGCGGCGTCGGGGTTACAAGCTCTTTCTGGACGACCGCGACCTCCTGCCTCGCGCGG AGCCGTCGGCCGACCTCCTGGTGAACCTGAGCCGCTGCCGGCGCCTCGTCGTGGTGTTGTCCGACGCCTTCCTCGGCCGGGCCTGGTGCAGTCACAGCTTCCG GGAGGGCCTGTGCCGGCTGCTGGAGCTCACGCGCAGACCCATCTTCATCACTTTCGAGGGCCAGCGGCGCGACCCCGCACACCCTGCGCTCCGCCTGCTGCGCCAGCATCGCCACCTGGTGACCCTGCTGCTCTGGAGGCCCGGTTCCGTG ACACCTTCCTCCGATTTTTGGAAAGAGCTACAGTTGGCATTGCCACGGAAGGTGCAGTACAGAGCGATGGAGGGAGACCCCCAGACCCGGCTGCAGGATGA
- the LOC117195903 gene encoding uncharacterized protein LOC117195903: protein MALLIAIGQGPLWSLSLPSPSRGRASSLQRQLSYILNLTLSKVLPGVPTCFAAFQSSCQTACLSACPPAPPPHSRDWAPVHPLLTPTLTLPCPPGPLHKVSRKTPRRLRHSREQPFRIRARPLHRPPRSAAPARFLGSPSPSHPPASRWLSASPEPRRRPGRRARARALSPGAQPSDLLLSTPVSERLPLIWDRRPLCAWRVLHPRTSVPKERTCTKPCGPASREAPSCTPGPATHPTPALRLPGGALVPPSSGWGEPGRARTFGGRGDGQVGGAHGRAGCADGCSTARTQVRSGSSRFLRPPPALWEASGLGSDFGAEAGSLSASALLFPLLAEGQVGRSGKSGPRPRKAGGAGTRVS, encoded by the exons ATGGCGCTGCTCATAGCAATCGGGCAGGGTCCCCTGTGGTCCCTGTCCCTGCCCTCACCCTCCAGGGGCAGAGCATCCTCACTGCAGCGTCAGCTTTCCTACATCCTTAATCTGACCCTGTCCAAG GTTCTCCCTGGTGTCCCCACCTGCTTTGCTGCCTTTCAAAGCTCCTGCCAGACTGCCTGCCTCTCGGCATGCCCACCCGCACCACCACCTCACAGCCGCGACTGGGCGCCCGTCCACCCTTTGCTAACGCCCACCCTCACCCTCCCTTGTCCCCCAGGCCCACTCCACAAAGTGAGCAGAAAAACCCCACGTCGCCTCAGGCACTCTCGAGAACAGCCCTTCCGAATCCGAGCCCGCCCCCTGCACCGCCCACCGCGCTCGGCTGCACCCGCGCGGTTCCTAGGAAGCCCTAGCCCCTCCCACCCGCCGGCCTCACGCTGGCTCTCCGCCTCCCCGGAGCCTCGGCGTCGGCCTGGCCGCCGGGCGCGCGCCCGCGCCTTGTCCCCAGGCGCCCAGCCATCTGATTTGCTGCTCAGCACCCCAGTCTCTGAGCGACTCCCCCTCATCTGGGACCGGCGGCCCCTCTGCGCCTGGCGCGTGCTTCATCCCCGGACGTCTGTCCCGAAGGAAAGAACTTGCACAAAGCCCTGTGGCCCCGCGAGCCGAGAggccccctcctgcacccccGGGCCCGCCACACACCCCACACCCGCGCTCCGCCTTCCCGGAGGGGCGTTAGTACCCCCTTCCTCCGGGTGGGGTGAGCCAGGCAGGGCGCGCACATTTGGGGGGCGCGGGGACGGGCAGGTCGGGGGCGCGCACGGAAGGGCGGGGTGCGCGGACGGCTGTAGCACCGCCCGGACACAGGTGCGCAGCGGCTCCAGCAGGTTTCTCCGTCCGCCCCCGGCGCTCTGGGAGGCCTCGGGGCTGGGCTCGGACTTTGGGGCGGAGGCGGGGTCCCTCAGCGCCTCGGcgctcctcttccctctcctggcCGAGGGCCAAGTCGGGCGGAGCGGGAAGAGCGGCCCTCGCCCCCGCAAGGCCGGAGGGGCCGGAACGAGGGTGAGCTGA
- the SIGIRR gene encoding single Ig IL-1-related receptor isoform X2: MAGACDRAPDFLSPSGNQVLWPALGSVVTLNCTASVVSGPHCPLPSVQWLRDGLLLGNGSHYDLHEDSWVKANWSEVLVSSVLGINLTSTEDFRTFTCSVQNISSSSFTLWRAVSGSVPRPGWTRGRGAGLTSGPAGPAAGSAAIREVSTQCTALVPRHVWGGGDERDSPEDRKFVNFILKPQLERRRGYKLFLDDRDLLPRAEPSADLLVNLSRCRRLVVVLSDAFLGRAWCSHSFREGLCRLLELTRRPIFITFEGQRRDPAHPALRLLRQHRHLVTLLLWRPGSVTPSSDFWKELQLALPRKVQYRAMEGDPQTRLQDDKDPMLIVRGRVPEGRTLDPELDPDPEGDLGVRGPVFGEPAAPPHASGVSLGEGQGSEVDVSDLGSRNYSARTDFYCLVSEDDV, from the exons ATGGCAG GAGCCTGCGACAGGGCCCCTGACTTCCTCTCCCCATCTGGAAACCAGGTCCTGTGGCCTGCCCTGGGCAGTGTGGTCACTCTGAACTGCACGGCCTCAGTGGTCTCTGGGCCCCACTGCCCCTTGCCCTCGGTCCAGTGGCTGAGAGATGGGCTGCTGCTGGGCAATGGAAGCCACTATGACCTCCATGAGGACTCCTG GGTCAAGGCCAACTGGTCAGAGGTGCTTGTGTCCAGTGTCCTGGGGATCAACCTGACCAGTACTGAAGACTTCAGGACCTTCACCTGCTCCGTCCAGAACATCAGCTCCTCTTCCTTCACTCTTTGGAGAGCTG TCAGTGGCTCTGTCCCCAGGCCTGGCTGGACACGTGGCCGCGGTGCTGGCCTCACTTCTGGTCCTGCTGGTCCTGCTGCTGGCAGCGCTGCTATACGCGAAGTGTCGACTCAATGTACTGCTCTGGTACCAAGACACGTATGGGGAGGTGGAGATGAACG CGACAGCCCCGAGGACCGGAAGTTCGTGAACTTCATCCTGAAGCCGCAGCTGGAGCGGCGTCGGGGTTACAAGCTCTTTCTGGACGACCGCGACCTCCTGCCTCGCGCGG AGCCGTCGGCCGACCTCCTGGTGAACCTGAGCCGCTGCCGGCGCCTCGTCGTGGTGTTGTCCGACGCCTTCCTCGGCCGGGCCTGGTGCAGTCACAGCTTCCG GGAGGGCCTGTGCCGGCTGCTGGAGCTCACGCGCAGACCCATCTTCATCACTTTCGAGGGCCAGCGGCGCGACCCCGCACACCCTGCGCTCCGCCTGCTGCGCCAGCATCGCCACCTGGTGACCCTGCTGCTCTGGAGGCCCGGTTCCGTG ACACCTTCCTCCGATTTTTGGAAAGAGCTACAGTTGGCATTGCCACGGAAGGTGCAGTACAGAGCGATGGAGGGAGACCCCCAGACCCGGCTGCAGGATGACAAGGACCCCATGCTGATTGTGCGAGGCCGGGTCCCAGAGGGTCGGACCCTGGACCCGGAGCTGGACCCTGACCCTGAGGGGGACTTGG GTGTACGAGGGCCTGTCTTTGGGGAGCCAGCAGCTCCACCGCATGCAAGTGGGGTCTCGCTTGGAGAGGGCCAAGGCAGTGAAGTGGATGTGTCGGACCTTGGCTCGCGAAACTACAGTGCCCGCACGGACTTCTACTGCCTGGTGTCGGAGGATGACGTGTAG